A window of Bacteroidia bacterium genomic DNA:
TACTAGTACACTTTAATAACTTCTTATGGCTTCCAACTTTGTTGATTATGTGAAAATTTGTTGCCGCAGTGGCAAGGGTGGGGGAGGAAGTACGCATTTCTACCGCGATAAATTAACTGCAAAAGGCGGTCCTGATGGTGGAGATGGAGGGCGTGGAGGTCACATTATTCTTAAAGGTAATGCCCAGTTATGGACTTTACTTCATTTGAAATATATGAAGCATGTTATAGCTGAACCGGGAGAAAGTGGAAAGGGTATGCTCAAAACCGGAAAGGATGGTAAGGATATTATTCTTGAAGTTCCTCTTGGGACTGTAGCTAAAAATGCTGAAACGGATGAAGTGTATTTCGAAATTACTGTTGATGGTGAAGAGCGAATTTTGACCCCGGGAGGAAGAGGTGGATTAGGAAATAATCATTTCAAAACAGCAACTCGTCAAACTCCTCGTTTTTCTCAACCCGGTGAACCCGGTCGGGAAGATTGGAATATCCTAGAACTAAAAGTATTGGCAGATGTAGGATTGGTTGGATTTCCAAACGCCGGAAAATCAACTCTTCTAAGTGTTGTAAGCGCGGCTAAACCGGAAATTGCCAATTACCCTTTTACTACCCTGGTACCTAACCTTGGTATTGTTAAATACAGGGATTACCGTTCATTTATTATGGCCGATATCCCTGGTATTATTGAAGGAGCTCACGAAGGAAAAGGTTTGGGAACAAGATTCTTGCGTCATATCGAACGAAATTCCCTGCTCTTGTTTTTAGTGCCGGCCGATTCTCCAAGCATTAAGAAGGAATACAAAATTCTTGAAAAGGAATTGAAATTGTATAATCCTGAGTTACTTCATAAAACTCGGATTTTGGCTATTTCCAAATCCGATCTCTTGGATGAAGAACTTGAAAAATTATTGAAAAAGGACCTCCCCAGAGGCATTCAATATGTTTTTATTTCTTCTCATACCGGTCAGGGTATTCAGCAACTAAAAGATAAAATTTGGTCTGAATTAAATAAACCTCAAGACTAATTGCTTATTTCTAGTAATTCAATATCAAAAATTAATCTGGAATGCGGAGGTATTTCTGGTGGGCTACCTTTATCTCCATATCCCAAATGAGGAGGTACTATAATTCTGACTTTTTCTGTCTTATTCATTAACGGAAGAATCTCATCCCAAGCTTGAATAACCTCACCGGTTCCTACGGTAAAATGGTACGGAATTCCTGTATCATAACTTGAATCAAATTTGGTCCCATCCCATAAAAATCCTGCATAGTTTACCATGGCTTTTTGCTTTGGTAAAATAGGATTGCCATTACCTGCCTTTAAAACAATATACCTTAATCCGGAATTTGTTCGAAGGGTATCACCCTGAATGGCTTGATAAGTGTAAGGTTTGTAAGGTTTTACTTCAACAAGTTCAAGTTCAAATACTAAAGTTGAATTAGGGGGAATTACTTCCAAGTCTTTGTTTCCATAGGCTAAGTTCGGAGGTATGGTAATAATAGCCTTATCTCCTTTATACATTTCAAGTAGGGCTTGTTCTAATCCTTTAATTATTAATCCGCTACCTATTTTAATTCCGATTGGTTGGTAACGTTCCCTACTATTGTCAAAAACCTTTCCTGTACTTAATTTGCCCAAATAATGGAAATATACCTCATCTCCTGAATGAACCTTGGGCCCATCACCTAGGGAGGTTAAGGTATATTTTACTCCTGATTTTAATTGATACTCCTTGTTGATTTCCCGTTTGGAACTCGTATTGGATTTAGCTTCGGTTAAAACTAAGTTTTGCTTGGTTTTACAGGAATTAAAACCAAGCAAAATGATAAAAAGTAAACCAAGGAGACGAACCAAAGTACTTTTATTTTTTATTTATTTCCAATAATTCCACCTCAAATACTAAAGTAGCAAATGGAGGTAATTGTCCTCCGCCATCACCATATGCCAATTTAGAAGGGATAATTAATGTTGCCTTACTTCCTTTTTTCAATTTTGAAAATGCAAGTTCCCACCCTGGTATAACTTCTTGTCTGCCAAGTCTAAATCCAATTGGTTTTTTTCTTTTCAAACTGCTATCGAACACTTGTCCATCTAGAAATGTACCTTCATAATGTACTGTAATACTATCACCATCTTGAGGAGTAGCACCTTTACCTTCTTTTGTTATAATGGTGTAAATTCCATTTTGGTCTGGCTTTTCCTTAATACCTTTTGAAGAAACATAACTGGCAATTTTGCCTGCTTCCAGAGATGCCATTGCGGCCATTTCTTTTTGCATTTGTTTTTGATATTCTTCTTGGGTTTCAACTTTCACCATTTTAATATCAAATTTCAAAGCATCCCCTTCTTTAAAAAATTTAGGTTTAGGTGCTCTGCTCGAATGTTTATAAAATGAATCTGCGTTTACAATAAAGGTGGCGCTGTCTCCTTCATTAAGCATGGCAAATCCTTCTTCAATGCTACCTGCATATTTGCTTTCCGGCATTGGGAATTTTTGCACGTTTTTGAATTTTCTGGAGTCAAATAGAACAGAATCTGTTGTAGAATTTTTTAATACAAGCTGAAGGGTAATGATATCTCCTACCGATGGTGCTTTGGCATCTTCATCGTGGTTGTGATACTGATAGAATAAACCGGTTTCAGATTCATCAAATCCAGAATATTTTGAGTTTTTACATGAGGAAAAGGTTACTGCAGCTGCTATTCCTAAAAGGAAGATTTTTTTCATTATTGTTTTACTATTTTAAATCAACTAATTCAATGTCATAAACTAGGGCGACCTTCATTGGTATTTTATTGCCATCTCCAGGCAGCCCCCATCCGAGGTGCGAAGGTAGTATAAACCTAGCCTTGGAATTTTTTTTCATAAATAAAATTCCTTCCTCTAATCCTCTTTCAACTCCTCCATGGGCAATTTCAAAAGTTTTTACCCCATCCTTATTCGAATCGTAGCAAAGGGTTCCATCTAAAAGATAAAGTTTGTACCTGATAGATGCCTTCTGTCCGGGCTGGGCTAAATTTCCTTTCCCTTCCTGATAAATTTCATACCTTAAACCTGTCCCGGTTTGGGTCATCTTCCATGCTCTTCTTTGAATGTATTGATCAATTTGGAGGGCTTCGTTCTTGGTTACAACCCTGTTGGCCTTAACTAATGGGTCTTTATAATCTTCAGGCCGGCCCGGTGGTACATAGTCATCCGACCCGCAACCGGCAAACATAAAAATTACAAGAATTATAGCTAAATGCCTCATGCTTGACTAACTTGGTTTTTGAAATCTAAAATATCAAGGTAAGTGAGGAAAGTACTATTGCCCAAAAAATGACTGCCATACTTAAATAGGTAAAAACTTTCTTTTTGTTATGAAAGTACCTAAAGGCAATAAAAGTTCCTAAGGGAATGGATAATATAACCGGGGTTATTAGTGCAATTCCTGGTAAACCAAATTTTCGAACGGTCATTACAATAATCTTATTTTTCCAGGTGAAAATTCTCTTTTTATCTATTGTAGTTATTTTCCCTTGTAATGCCTCCCTGCTTTGCTTCTCTAGTTCTTTTTTCTTTTTGGCTTTAATAATTGCCTGAAGAGCTGCTTTGCTGATTTGAAAAAATACAGATACACCTAATACTCCACCAATGGCAGTGATAGCGAGCGTTTCAAAATAATTAAATCCATAGGCGGTAGCCAATGGTGCTGCTGTAATAAATTTTACGGCACTCATAAAGCCTACAAATAGAATCTTAAGAATATTTTCCAGCATGTTTAATACTACAAATTTAACGGACACGAATCGTTATTGGTTGTTTTCTCCATAACAATTAACACTAATTCCGAAAAATAAGTTTATTCTTTCACACCAAAGGCTAAATCTCCTGCATCTCCCAAACCTGGAACTATATATCCATGGGCTGTAAGTTCGTCATCCACTGCTCCTGCCCAAATGGTCACATTTGACGGTAAGTTTTTCTTGGCATAATTAATTCCTTCTGTGCTTGCAATTACACATACTAAATGGGTATGCTTAGGTTTTCCTTTCGCAAGCAAGGCTTTGTAGGTTAGAACTAAGGAAGCTCCGGTTGCAAGCATAGGATCGGTTAAAATTAAAACCCTGTTGTCAAGGTTTGGACTTGAAACATATTCTAATTTAATTTCAAAACTTCCGTCCTTGTGGTGTTTACGATATGCCGAAATAAAGGCGTTATCTGCCTGATCAAAATAATTAAGAATTCCCTGATGCAAGGGAAGTCCGGCTCTTAATATGGTAGCTACTACCGGCTGCTCTTTCGCTAATTCAATATTGGCAATTCCGAGCGGAGTATTCACTTCTGTGGTTTCATAGGCAAATTCCTTACTAATCTCATAGGCTAATACTTCTCCAATGCGTTCAATGTTTCTTCTAAACCGCATCCGATCTTTTTGAATAGTCTCATCCCTTATTTCTGCAAGGAATTGATTGAAAACTGAGTTCGATTTTCCTATAATATTTACCATGGCGCAAGTATACTACTTATGCCTAAATGATAGTGTAATTCCATGTGAATTTGAAACGAAAAAACTAAATTATTTTGTCAGTTTTTTCTCTGTATCCGGATAAACATACAGTTTTCCGGTATATATATGACGCATGTCGTTGTTATCCAATATGTTAACCTTGTAAACATAAATATCCTGCTTGATCATCTTCCCTTCACTCGAATTCTTAAAATCCCTTACTGACCCATCCCATGTTTCTTCAGGATTTTTTGACCTGAATATTTCTTCTCCCCACCTGTTGAAAATCTGTAATTCGTAGGTCTTTATTGCCATTCCTTTCCCTCCCCAAATTTCATTTTTCAAATCATGATTAGGTGTAAATGCATTCGGAATATACCAGGCAAAGTCCGGAACCACATGAACATACCTTGAAATTGTATCTAAGCATCCAAATTCAGTTACTGCGGTTAGAAACAAATGATACATTCCTGTATCGTTATAAATATGTTCAATTAAATCGTTCAAATTGTCAGTATTCCCATCTCCATAATCGATAGTACATGAATTCCAGCCTAAACTCTCATTTACAATTATTACAGAAGGATTCAAAATTCCAACCGTTTCTTTGTCTGTTGAAAAATCTGCAGTAGGCAATGGATGAACCGTAACCGCATCTGCCGCAACCAATGTATCTATGCAACCATCAATGCTTTTAACAATTAAGGTAATATCATACAAGCCTGTTGGGAAATCTTCGGGTCCTGGTGCTAAATCGTCCGATGTATTTCCATTGCTAAAATCCCAGAAATAATCGATGATTTGATGAGGAGGATTGATTGGTGAAGATCCGCTAGAGAATCGAACGGTGTGTACATCACATCCTTCATCATCATCCATCACAAAATCAGCCTGTGGTATCGGATTCACTTCCACCGGAGTATTTGCCATTCCAATACAGCCCTGATCCGAAATTACCGTTAATGTTGTGGCATAGGTACCTGCGGCAGGATATAAATGGCTGGTAGAATCCCCACTAAATGTAGTATTATCTCCAAAATCAAATAAATATGAATTAATGCTGCCATAACTAATGGTGGAGGTTGATTCAAAAATCATAGGTACTTTGTCGCAAACATCTGGTGATGTAAAACTGGCAATAGGTAGAGGATAAATTTTCACCTCTTGTATCATAGTGTCTTTGCACTGTGAAAAATTCTCAACAATCAATCGAACCATAAATCCTGTATCAGGTTTTGATCCTATATAAGCATGAACTGGATTATACACAGGGTCTTGGACCGTCGCAATGGGTGGCTCTCCAAAATCCCACTCCCTTAGGGTAATTACATCGTTGGGATTGGTTGAATTATCTATAAATGTAATGGGTGTTCCTTGACATAAATCCAATGAAGAAACCGTAAAACTAGCGGTTGGCTTTTCAGATACAACTACATCTTTGGTAACCGTAGATGTACAAAGGCCGGCAACAACATCCAATGTAACAGTAAAGGTTCCTGGACCTAAGTAATTATGAACCGGATCATGAGCTACCGAAAAGGTTCCATCTCCGAACGACCAGGTTTGGGTGGTTCCAATTGCTGGAATAGTGGTATTGGTGAATATGGCATTATCCTGAGGATCACAAATTGGAACCGGAGTAGTAAAATTTGCTACCGGTAAGGGTTGAACATAGATTGATTCGGAATAAGATGCACTACATTGATTTCCGTCTACAATAGTTAAAACTGCTGTGCAATTGGTATTACTCGAAAATGTATGAGAAGCATTAGCTGTTGTATATAGGCCTCCTGGAGGATTGATTTGCCATCTAAAGGTCATGGCAGGATCAGTAGGTGTTGTATTATAAAAATTTGTTGGTGTTCCAATACATGAAGTGTCGTAAATAAATGATGGTATCGGGTTGGGATAAATGGTCAACGGCTGTGTTACACTACCGGGGCAGCTTTCAATAGTAACTACCGATAAGGTAACATTGTAAGTACCGCTGGCTAAATAAGGATGTGAGGTAATTTGTCCGGTCCCAAATGGATTTGTTCCATCCCCAAAATCCCAGGTATAGTTTGCAATGGTGGATGGTGTTGGCACAGTGGAGGTGCTTTGAAAACTGATGAGTGAGTTTGGGCATTGTCCAATACCTCCTGTAGTAGAAGTCGTGAAACTTACGGTTGGATTGGCATAAACAGTCGCTGTTCCGGTCCTGGTAACCGAACATCCGGATGGAGTTGTTGCCGTTACTGAATAGTTTTGTTGACCTGCCGAAGCATAGGTATGCGATAAATCAGATCCGTTTTGAACAGGTGAACCATCACCAAAATCATAACTAACACTGTAGGTGTCTGTACATCCTCCGGTGAAAAATACTGTTTCATCAAATACAACAGGAGCTCCTTCGCATGGAGATGATTGGGTTACCGTTAAATCGGGTAATCCGGTTACATCTAAAATCCTACTCGTACTTGCCATACATCCACCATCCGTATTTACGGTTAAGGTAACTGTAATTTGACCGCAGTTGGTTACATTAATTACAGGATTCTGTAACCCTGAATGAATCGTTAAGCTTCCAAAATCCCAGTCATACGACTGAATACTACCTAAACTAACTGTGCTATTGTCTACAAAAGCTGCTGCCGAATTTTCGCAAATTCCTCCTGGAGTAGTAAAGTCAGCAACAGGTACCGGACTTACCTGAAATTCTGTACCCGATATGGTCGTGGCTATTCCGGGTGTTTGTAAGGATACATTGGTTCCTGTCTGTCCATTGGTCATATTGGGTTGTCCTCCGGTTCCGGCATTGCCAAATCCAACGTCAATTCCTAATCCCGGACCATTGCTTACGGTATAAAATCGTTTAACACGTCCCCCACTGCCTCCTCCTCCTCCTTCCACATTCACAGAACTTGCACCATTACCACCTTTGCAGGTTATTGTCCCTGTTCCATTAATGTAAATACCTTGCAATAATACACCTCCTCCCGATCCTCCTCCTTCACTTTCTTTTTGGGGATCATTGCAGCCGGTCGCATTTTGCCCATTCATCGAAATGTTCCCATTCACATTGATAACCAATCCTGTTGCGGTAAAAGCACCACCTCCCGCTGCCGATGCCGGACATTCAGAACCTCCTCCTCCTGATCCCATATCGATATCATTGGCATTCGCCGTTCCATATGGTTGTCCTGCATTCGATGGAGTCGAAATCCCTCCTCGTCCACCAAAATTACCATATCCTCCGCCTCCGCCTCCAATCGTAGAAAACCCATCACCTCCTAATCCCAATCCGGCTGGTGGTCCGGGCGGACCGCTCGCTGGTCCATAACCTTTCCCATTCCCATCAATATTACCTAAAATATTGATTTTTTTTCCATTAAAAACCAATGGTTGCTGAGGATTTAAACTAACTGTAACCCCGGCATTCACCGTAATTCGATCATAGTTTTGAACACCACTTAAAGTCTGATTCGATGAAATAGTTAAACTGGTCGAAAAAAATGCATTGCAATTTGTCCCGGAAGGAGCAGCCGCATTGTCATAATACATATAAATGTCTAAAGTCGCACCTGAAGCTATGGATGGTAAACTTATCCAAATCTCTGTCTGTGTCGTGTTTATTCCACTTTCAATACAAAATGGTAAAGGATTTCCACAGGGAGAATCTAAAAATCGAAGATCATTTCCGTTAGCCTGTAATTTTCCCGCAGCAATCAAAGCTTGGGTGTTTATATAAAAAATATGTGGCGCACCTGCAACGGATGCATTCCCGTTTTCATTCTTAAATTGAATTAATTGGTAATGCTTCCAAGGGGTATAATCACAACAAGTTGCCGGATTGTTAATTTGTGAATAGGCAATTGGTCTGTATGCCCATAAACAGATTAACAGAAGGGAAATATATCTAAGGTTTTTCTGCACTTTTTCGGTAATGTGCAAATCTAATCATTATAACCATTCCAACAATTACATTTTTCTAATTTTGTCGGTCAAAACTGCTTAAATTTTCATTCTTCATTAAACTTTAAAGGTTCATCGTGTCGGGTTTTAACACTTTACATGCTATTTATTGAGTTCTATCACTGTTCTCCCGTCGTTTTCTTTCTTCTTTTTGACTAGTTTTTTATCTATTTCTAAGTTGGATGCGGGCCCCCTTCCGCCATCCTAAAAATGTGCCAATCCCCGAATAGAGTGCCTGGCGTTCGGGTCACGCTTTCGGCTGTAGTCCTCGTCCCCCTAGGCTAACGCCGTCGGTGTCCTGTGGGCTACTTGCCTCTATCGTTGCCCGAGGTGCAAAACCCAATTGCCGTGCATAGACTTGATGTTTTTCAAGTTATTTTTGGTTGTTTTGTGTCAATTCCTTTATGTACTTAAGTGTTAACTCCATTTAATGTAAATCCGTGGTTGGTTTAATAAATTGGTTCATGCACAAAGACCCGGAGGTTCCGTGTTTTATGAATATTAACTCCTTCCTTCTGAAATAAAAGGTTATCCTAATTTTCGCCCATTTCCTGTTACATTAAAGGATTCCGTCTATCTCCGGTTTTTATTGTCGAATGGATTTTTTGGTTGCTTCAGTCGATTTTTTGATTTTGACCGGTTCACCTTGTTTGTATATTTGGCAAGTGAGAATTATACTATTTCTATGGGCTTTTATGTTGTTTCCCTTCCAAGGATTCAATCAATATTATAGCGGAGAGCGAACTAAAGTTGAATGGAATGGCGATTTTGAATTTCTCGAAGGTATCTATTTGGTTATTAATGACTTTAGGGCCAACGACCCATTGCCGGCCGACAGTGTTTTAAGTGACTTTAATTCTGAAGAAGAAGATTTCTTAAAAAATGTTCTGGAGCAAAAGGAGTTGGTTTATTCATATAATTTACACATTAATCGAATATTGACAGATAAGGTTTGGGGGTATTGTAGCAATGGGAATGTATATATTCAAATTCAAGGATCATTTCATCGCATAATGACCATTGGTAGCCTATGTCAATTTGTGGCTACTATTACTACTTATGTACCGGTAAATAATAATGGATTTTACCCTGGAACTCCCTACATGGGAGGTGTTACCTATGTTCCTTCTACAGAAATTAAGAAGATGTTGTTGGATTATAATACAGGTAAAACCGTCGAGTTTACTACGGATAATCTGGAGGAATATTTACAGCGAATACCCGGACTTGCTAAGGAGTTTAGTGCTTTAAGCCAAAAAAAGAAAAAGGAAATGCTTCATTCGTTTCTAAATAGATACAATGAAGCATTTCCTTTATTTATTCCGGAATAAGCAGGTTGTTTCCAGTTCTGTAATGAAGCAACTGCTGTATTTCAAACATCACCATTGGTGCTTTCCGGAACGCTGAAATGGAAGAAAAGCTTATAAAAAATAGAAGATACTTTACTTCTGTTCGAGTGTTTTCTGTTTTGATTAAAATTTATAATATGAATTAGTGGAGTGATTTTGGAATGTCACAAACTAAGGGTTAAAACTTACCAATTCCATTTTGTAATCAGTAAACATGCCTGGGTTACCGTTGGTATGTTCATCATATTCTTCCTGGTAAATAAAAATACCTTGATTGGAATTGAAATAATTTACTCCTTCGAGGCTATTGGTATCGTAATTTTCAATTTTTAAGCAGTTGGAAATAGTTCCTGCAGCAACGGTTATGGATTGGTCCACAGCCACAACCTTCATCGTGTCTACACTTCCGTCAGTAACCAAGGTGGTGTAGCTTTCTCCTACCACCGCAGGATCTTTTATCCATAAAGTTGGTGTCGAAGTACCCGGGTTAATTTTCCACCAACCATCCGATCTTTTTTGGAAATAGGATACCACCGCCTGGTCTTCTGTACGAGTCAGTTTTAACCAGTTGCTTCCTTGAATGCTAGTGTCTGAGGCTAGTAAATGAAAATCCATTGTGGATTCAATGCTTCCGTCCTCGTTAAGATCGGTCATACGTAAAACCCAGGTACTACCGGCTTTGGGTTCTGATGCAGTGGGTGTGGTGTTTTCGTCCTCGTCCTTTTTGCAGGAATTAAGCAAGGAAAGTCCTAAAAGGCAGGAAAAAAGAATAGTTGATTTTTTCATGTTGAATTAGATTGTTGGTGCAAAATTCAACCGGAATTAAAAAAAAATCAATACGAAAAAAGTAGTATTTCTTAGTTGAGAACTATAGATGGGTAGCTTATACAGAAAGTGCCAGTTAAGTGTGTCGGAAACAGTGAAGATATTGCCATATTTCGGAATAACAATTAGCAGCATCAGATTACTGACTTCTTTACAAAACCTCAAGTAATTTAACCTAAAATCTGCAATAGAATTCAATTACGGCTTACAATTGTTTCAAATACAAGTGTTTCAGAACAATTTTTGACTTCAAAATAGTTTGGTAAAGAAATTTCAGGCTGAGGTTTCGACTCGGGCAACGATAGAGGCAAGTAGCTCCAAGCCAACGCAGCGTTTAGCGGAGTTGGCGCGGACTACAGCCGATAGCGTGACCCGAACGCCCATGCAAGTTGGTTTGGGTTTAGCAAATAGATAGTAGGGCGAAGGGGGCCCGCATGATAAGTATAATAAAATATAAAGGATTGGTGAAGATAGACTTCTTTAGAATGAATGAGTTAATATTTTATGCTTTTATAATTTTAATATTTTTTCTACAGTTTACAGGAATTATTTTTTATAAATAATGTAATTTTAAGTATTTATTATAGTCCAAGAACTGACTTTATTTCCTGATATCCTGTTCTACTAAGTGGAATTTTATCTTTATTAATCAGCAAGGCGATATGGCTGTTTTTTTCCATGGTTTCAATTTTGTTAATGGCCTTTAACTGAACCAG
This region includes:
- the obgE gene encoding GTPase ObgE, with protein sequence MASNFVDYVKICCRSGKGGGGSTHFYRDKLTAKGGPDGGDGGRGGHIILKGNAQLWTLLHLKYMKHVIAEPGESGKGMLKTGKDGKDIILEVPLGTVAKNAETDEVYFEITVDGEERILTPGGRGGLGNNHFKTATRQTPRFSQPGEPGREDWNILELKVLADVGLVGFPNAGKSTLLSVVSAAKPEIANYPFTTLVPNLGIVKYRDYRSFIMADIPGIIEGAHEGKGLGTRFLRHIERNSLLLFLVPADSPSIKKEYKILEKELKLYNPELLHKTRILAISKSDLLDEELEKLLKKDLPRGIQYVFISSHTGQGIQQLKDKIWSELNKPQD
- a CDS encoding FKBP-type peptidyl-prolyl cis-trans isomerase → MKKIFLLGIAAAVTFSSCKNSKYSGFDESETGLFYQYHNHDEDAKAPSVGDIITLQLVLKNSTTDSVLFDSRKFKNVQKFPMPESKYAGSIEEGFAMLNEGDSATFIVNADSFYKHSSRAPKPKFFKEGDALKFDIKMVKVETQEEYQKQMQKEMAAMASLEAGKIASYVSSKGIKEKPDQNGIYTIITKEGKGATPQDGDSITVHYEGTFLDGQVFDSSLKRKKPIGFRLGRQEVIPGWELAFSKLKKGSKATLIIPSKLAYGDGGGQLPPFATLVFEVELLEINKK
- a CDS encoding FKBP-type peptidyl-prolyl cis-trans isomerase codes for the protein MVRLLGLLFIILLGFNSCKTKQNLVLTEAKSNTSSKREINKEYQLKSGVKYTLTSLGDGPKVHSGDEVYFHYLGKLSTGKVFDNSRERYQPIGIKIGSGLIIKGLEQALLEMYKGDKAIITIPPNLAYGNKDLEVIPPNSTLVFELELVEVKPYKPYTYQAIQGDTLRTNSGLRYIVLKAGNGNPILPKQKAMVNYAGFLWDGTKFDSSYDTGIPYHFTVGTGEVIQAWDEILPLMNKTEKVRIIVPPHLGYGDKGSPPEIPPHSRLIFDIELLEISN
- a CDS encoding DUF2341 domain-containing protein, which gives rise to MQKNLRYISLLLICLWAYRPIAYSQINNPATCCDYTPWKHYQLIQFKNENGNASVAGAPHIFYINTQALIAAGKLQANGNDLRFLDSPCGNPLPFCIESGINTTQTEIWISLPSIASGATLDIYMYYDNAAAPSGTNCNAFFSTSLTISSNQTLSGVQNYDRITVNAGVTVSLNPQQPLVFNGKKINILGNIDGNGKGYGPASGPPGPPAGLGLGGDGFSTIGGGGGGYGNFGGRGGISTPSNAGQPYGTANANDIDMGSGGGGSECPASAAGGGAFTATGLVINVNGNISMNGQNATGCNDPQKESEGGGSGGGVLLQGIYINGTGTITCKGGNGASSVNVEGGGGGSGGRVKRFYTVSNGPGLGIDVGFGNAGTGGQPNMTNGQTGTNVSLQTPGIATTISGTEFQVSPVPVADFTTPGGICENSAAAFVDNSTVSLGSIQSYDWDFGSLTIHSGLQNPVINVTNCGQITVTLTVNTDGGCMASTSRILDVTGLPDLTVTQSSPCEGAPVVFDETVFFTGGCTDTYSVSYDFGDGSPVQNGSDLSHTYASAGQQNYSVTATTPSGCSVTRTGTATVYANPTVSFTTSTTGGIGQCPNSLISFQSTSTVPTPSTIANYTWDFGDGTNPFGTGQITSHPYLASGTYNVTLSVVTIESCPGSVTQPLTIYPNPIPSFIYDTSCIGTPTNFYNTTPTDPAMTFRWQINPPGGLYTTANASHTFSSNTNCTAVLTIVDGNQCSASYSESIYVQPLPVANFTTPVPICDPQDNAIFTNTTIPAIGTTQTWSFGDGTFSVAHDPVHNYLGPGTFTVTLDVVAGLCTSTVTKDVVVSEKPTASFTVSSLDLCQGTPITFIDNSTNPNDVITLREWDFGEPPIATVQDPVYNPVHAYIGSKPDTGFMVRLIVENFSQCKDTMIQEVKIYPLPIASFTSPDVCDKVPMIFESTSTISYGSINSYLFDFGDNTTFSGDSTSHLYPAAGTYATTLTVISDQGCIGMANTPVEVNPIPQADFVMDDDEGCDVHTVRFSSGSSPINPPHQIIDYFWDFSNGNTSDDLAPGPEDFPTGLYDITLIVKSIDGCIDTLVAADAVTVHPLPTADFSTDKETVGILNPSVIIVNESLGWNSCTIDYGDGNTDNLNDLIEHIYNDTGMYHLFLTAVTEFGCLDTISRYVHVVPDFAWYIPNAFTPNHDLKNEIWGGKGMAIKTYELQIFNRWGEEIFRSKNPEETWDGSVRDFKNSSEGKMIKQDIYVYKVNILDNNDMRHIYTGKLYVYPDTEKKLTK
- the upp gene encoding uracil phosphoribosyltransferase, translated to MVNIIGKSNSVFNQFLAEIRDETIQKDRMRFRRNIERIGEVLAYEISKEFAYETTEVNTPLGIANIELAKEQPVVATILRAGLPLHQGILNYFDQADNAFISAYRKHHKDGSFEIKLEYVSSPNLDNRVLILTDPMLATGASLVLTYKALLAKGKPKHTHLVCVIASTEGINYAKKNLPSNVTIWAGAVDDELTAHGYIVPGLGDAGDLAFGVKE
- a CDS encoding FKBP-type peptidyl-prolyl cis-trans isomerase, whose protein sequence is MRHLAIILVIFMFAGCGSDDYVPPGRPEDYKDPLVKANRVVTKNEALQIDQYIQRRAWKMTQTGTGLRYEIYQEGKGNLAQPGQKASIRYKLYLLDGTLCYDSNKDGVKTFEIAHGGVERGLEEGILFMKKNSKARFILPSHLGWGLPGDGNKIPMKVALVYDIELVDLK